The Glycine soja cultivar W05 chromosome 3, ASM419377v2, whole genome shotgun sequence genome window below encodes:
- the LOC114406008 gene encoding non-specific lipid-transfer protein 4-like, whose translation MMTSFKVACVIAMMCMVVAMSVTPMAQAAITCGQVAGDVSPCLSYLRSGGKPSDACCNGVKSLSGAAKTTADRQAACNCLKNLANNMGQSLNAGNAASLPGKCGVNIPYKISTSTNCATIKF comes from the exons ATGATGACTAGCTTTAAGGTTGCATGTGTGATTGCGATGATGTGCATGGTTGTGGCCATGAGTGTTACACCCATGGCACAGGCCGCAATCACGTGCGGGCAGGTCGCCGGCGACGTGTCACCGTGCCTCAGTTATCTTCGAAGCGGCGGAAAACCGTCAGACGCCTGCTGCAACGGAGTGAAGTCGCTCAGCGGCGCGGCGAAGACCACCGCCGACCGCCAGGCAGCGTGCAATTGCCTGAAAAACCTTGCCAATAATATGGGACAGAGTTTGAATGCCGGCAACGCAGCCTCTCTCCCTGGCAAATGTGGCGTCAACATCCCTTACAAGATCAGCACCTCCACCAACTGCGCCAC CATCAAGTTCTGA
- the LOC114406007 gene encoding non-specific lipid-transfer protein 1-like, which produces MASLKVAFVVAVLYMVVVSAHMAHARINCGRVAVAVSPCLGYLRRGGRPQARCCNGVRNLHALAKTTVDRRTACNCLKTFARGLGRGVNANNAVALPRKCRVNIPYKISISTNCNTIR; this is translated from the exons ATGGCAAGCCTCAAGGTTGCATTTGTGGTTGCTGTGCTATACATGGTTGTGGTGAGTGCACACATGGCACATGCTAGGATCAACTGCGGCCGTGTCGCGGTCGCGGTGTCTCCGTGCCTTGGCTACCTTCGTCGCGGTGGAAGGCCACAGGCGAGGTGCTGCAACGGAGTGAGAAACCTCCACGCCCTGGCCAAGACCACCGTGGACCGCCGGACGGCGTGCAATTGCCTGAAAACCTTTGCCAGAGGTCTTGGTAGGGGTGTCAATGCCAACAACGCAGTTGCACTTCCAAGAAAATGTAGAGTCAACATCCCCTACAAGATCAGCATCTCCACCAATTGCAACAC GATCAGGTAA